One genomic segment of Vagococcus intermedius includes these proteins:
- a CDS encoding peptidylprolyl isomerase translates to MTYPQLNLQEAEGTVVTMKTNKGDISFKLFDDIAPKTVANFVGLAKKGYYDGVIFHRVIPDFMIQGGDPTGTGMGGESIYGESFEDEFSSKVFNLRGALSMANAGPNTNGSQFFIVQNKNVPSNMLGQLTEAGFPDDIITEYGKGGTPWLDSRHTVFGHVLEGMDVVDEIGSVQRGPQDRPVYDIVIEAIEIAE, encoded by the coding sequence ATGACATATCCACAACTTAATTTACAAGAAGCTGAAGGAACAGTAGTAACAATGAAGACTAATAAAGGTGATATTAGCTTCAAATTATTTGATGATATCGCCCCTAAAACCGTTGCTAACTTTGTAGGGTTAGCTAAAAAAGGTTATTACGATGGTGTTATTTTCCATCGTGTTATTCCAGACTTTATGATTCAAGGTGGGGACCCAACAGGAACTGGTATGGGCGGAGAAAGTATTTATGGAGAGTCATTTGAAGATGAATTTTCAAGTAAAGTATTTAATTTACGTGGTGCTTTATCAATGGCTAATGCTGGACCAAATACCAACGGAAGCCAATTCTTTATTGTTCAAAATAAAAATGTGCCAAGTAATATGTTAGGGCAATTAACAGAAGCAGGTTTCCCTGATGACATTATTACTGAATATGGTAAAGGTGGAACGCCATGGTTGGATTCACGTCATACTGTTTTTGGACACGTCCTTGAAGGAATGGATGTTGTTGATGAAATTGGTAGCGTACAACGTGGACCGCAAGACCGTCCCGTATATGACATAGTAATTGAAGCTATTGAAATTGCTGAATAG